Proteins co-encoded in one Astatotilapia calliptera chromosome 18, fAstCal1.2, whole genome shotgun sequence genomic window:
- the LOC113010822 gene encoding uncharacterized protein LOC113010822, with protein sequence MADSSGATPSRKRGCKPLKDQLEQLKKAVRLASPGVSKSAEKECQAMEVEVSKPIISQQKGLGDKIPLTLVLKTEGEVYGQMHEALRASIEALTALEVIKQRVMQGGPEEENEDRATSSEEDDEEDEDGGAEPQPSTSLILRKRSVKRDQAQRQPIFKSSKGKGKLRKSRRVSFEQGAPDPGLSLPLIAGPKNEPVYRAYKVRDLEALVKQLPPITKGEHWEGEELALGDFRTLAGRCMLGGGLADVEQIAQTTRYANDLKYHEVQSDLADAVWEKDPTPNFGAIPKIIWDPKNTPRECLAKAKEQWLLGTGIHPGKEGESRAWCRSAVLAGLPNQVAVDLEKNPDFAVADSVQWERHVTHRLQQEQDLTNTQKKELDEVQAQLLRLQLAVEQKDTGPENALNCSEIIRGEAINPRHKEAQDKELLTGEHIRLQTRMQHQPPSTQ encoded by the exons atgGCTGACAGCTCGGGTGCGACACCTAGTAGGAAAAGGGGATGCAAACCTCTGAAGGATCAGCTCGAACAGCTTAAGAAAGCTGTTCGCTTGGCTTCCCCTGGAGTATCAAAATCAGCAGAGAAAGAGTGCCAAGCGATGGAGGTTGAGGTAAGTAAACCTATTATATCCCAACAGAAAGGGCTGGGTGATAAAATACCTCTGACCTTGGTGTTAAAAACTGAAGGAGAAGTGTATGGACAAATGCATGAGGCCCTACGTGCGTCCATAGAGGCATTAACGGCATTGGAGGTTATAAAGCAGAGAGTAATGCAGGGAGGGCcagaagaggagaatgaagacCGTGCGACGTCATCAGAAGAAGACGATGAGGAGGACGAagatggaggagctgaaccCCAACCAAGTACAAGCCTAATTTTGAGGAAAAGAAGTGTGAAGAGAGAccaagcacagagacagcccATATTTAAGAGCTCAAAGGGGAAAGGAAAGTTGAGGAAGAGTAGAAGAGTGAGTTTTGAACAAGGAGCTCCTGACCCTGGTTTAAGTCTGCCTCTAATAGCAGGTCCAAAGAACGAACCAGTTTATCGCGCCTATAAGGTGAGAGATTTGGAAGCATTGGTTAAACAACTTCCACCAATAACCAAGGGAGAACATTGGGAAGGAGAAGAATTAGCGCTGGGCGACTTTCGCACTTTGGCCGGACGTTGTATGCTGGGTGGTGGGTTAGCAGATGTAGAGCAGATAGCTCAAACAACCAGATATGCAAATGACCTGAAATATCATGAGGTGCAGAGTGACTTAGCAGATGCAGTTTGGGAGAAGGACCCAACTCCTAACTTTGGAGCCATTCCAAAAATTATTTGGGATCCCAAAAACACACCCAGAGAGTGTTTAGCTAAAGCAAAGGAACAATGGTTGTTAGGAACAGGAATACATCCGGGGAAGGAGGGTGAAAGTAGAGCGTGGTGTCGTTCGGCAGTGctggcagggctgcccaatcaggTTGCAGTTGACTTGGAAAAGAACCCAGATTTTGCCGTTGCAGACTCGGTGCAGTGGGAGAGACATGTGAcccacagacttcagcaggaacaggatttgacgaacacacaaaagaaagagtTAGATGAAGTACAGGCGCAGCTGCTTAGGCTGCAGCTGG CTGTGGAGCAGAAGGACACTGGTCCCGAGAATGCCCTGAATTGCAGCGAAATTATCAGAGGCGAGGCTATCAACCCCAGGCACAAGGAGGCCCAAGACAAAGAGTTGCTTACAGGGGAGCACATCAGGCTCCAAACCCGAATGCAGCACCAGCCCCCCAGTACCCAGTAG